The following is a genomic window from Sebaldella sp. S0638.
ACGGAACTGCCTTTATGAAAGCAGGAATGGAACTGAAGGGGAAAAGCAATGAAGAAGTTTTACAGAATGAGGTTCTTTATGAAGCTTTTTCGGCAGCAGTGAAAGGAGTAAAAGATCGCGGAAAAGCTGAAATAGGAGATAAAACGATGATAGATGTTTTGGAGCCGGTTATGGAAGAATTTGGGAAATTTCAAAACTGCAAAGATAAAAGGCAAATAATGGAACATTTAGAAGAAGTAGGAAGAGAAAAACTGGAGTACACTAAAATGATAGCCGCTAAAAAAGGACGGGCAAGCTATCTGGGAGAGAGGAGCATAGGAACAGAAGATCCGGGGGCCTGCTCCAGTTATATAATTTTAAAAACCATAAAGGATAATCTGAAATAGCAGTTTATTAAAAAGATTTTTCAAACTTT
Proteins encoded in this region:
- the dhaL gene encoding dihydroxyacetone kinase subunit DhaL: MNEINETFLELLEKISDAIIENESMLTELDRKIGDSDHGINMKRGFEAVKKEIDTYKDIPISDILTKCAMTLITNVGGASGPLYGTAFMKAGMELKGKSNEEVLQNEVLYEAFSAAVKGVKDRGKAEIGDKTMIDVLEPVMEEFGKFQNCKDKRQIMEHLEEVGREKLEYTKMIAAKKGRASYLGERSIGTEDPGACSSYIILKTIKDNLK